The proteins below are encoded in one region of Apium graveolens cultivar Ventura chromosome 4, ASM990537v1, whole genome shotgun sequence:
- the LOC141716976 gene encoding RING-H2 finger protein ATL70-like, with translation MNSTASSGGFLGSNNIGGFGYGIGLSVGILLLITTITLASYFCTRVQITPSGSGTNRMIMLEPPHPQHITLEVGLDKETLNSYPKLRYSEAKLVNNKDSTATCCSICLGDYKGSDMLRLLPDCGHLFHLKCVDPWLQSHPTCPVCRTSPLPTPLSTPLAEVFPLATRRDIG, from the coding sequence ATGAATAGTACAGCGAGCTCCGGGGGATTTCTTGGCTCGAATAATATAGGTGGTTTCGGATATGGCATTGGATTGTCTGTGGGAATTCTGTTACTTATAACAACAATTACACTAGCTTCATATTTTTGCACCCGGGTTCAAATAACACCATCTGGATCTGGCACCAATAGGATGATCATGTTGGAGCCGCCTCACCCTCAACACATTACCCTTGAGGTAGGGCTTGATAAGGAAACGCTAAACAGTTATCCAAAGCTGCGTTACTCAGAGGCAAAGCTTGTCAATAATAAAGACTCTACCGCAACATGCTGTTCCATATGTCTGGGGGACTATAAGGGTAGTGACATGCTGAGGTTACTTCCAGATTGTGGACATCTGTTTCATCTCAAGTGTGTTGACCCCTGGTTGCAATCCCACCCCACATGTCCGGTCTGTAGAACGTCTCCACTGCCAACGCCACTCTCGACTCCTTTGGCTGAGGTTTTTCCATTGGCAACAAGAAGGGATATTGGATAG
- the LOC141720474 gene encoding cyclin-dependent kinase G-2-like isoform X2, translating to MAPCYNIRKVESISNKKRKYSPIVWDRDDKVCKLSSSTGISFHKQLSNTFLSTGSFRVSTGIRQSGSPVVKSVVDVVSAQYGGCNKVEYEDCVELHDIGSCRWIDDVEEGEISDSPADKSMKAVTGEMRFGKKLTVPQFVERKREASEGKSSGSSDKCSNHSTLTDECGMEVDGQQNYSDSVGHLSADNDIECGFRETPEPAASVQGSLNMLQACRNVNDFENLGKLGEGTYGVVYKARNKKTGEIVALKKVKMDNDGEEGFSMLSLREIDILFSSNHPSIIDLKEVVEGSSTDCVFLVMEHMDYDLGAVLRRRKKQPFCQTEVKCLMLQLLQGVKYLHDNWVLHRDLKTSNLLVNKRGELKICDLGMARRYGSPAKPYTQLVVTLWYRAPELLLGAKQYSTAVDMWSVGCIMAELLLNQPLFDGSNEINQIHKIFRMLGTPNETSWPGFSELPKAKARLLRCDPAKRITAEDALDHQWFQEFPLPKFKDCMPTF from the exons ATGGCGCCGTGTTATAATATACGCAAGGTGGAGTCGATTTCGAACAAGAAGAGGAAGTACTCACCCATTGTGTGGGACAGAGATGATAAAGTGTGTAAATTGTCTAGTTCTACCGGGATTTCTTTCCACAAACAGTTGTCTAACACCTTTCTTTCCACAGGTAGTTTTCGTGTTTCTACAGGTATTCGTCAATCAGGATCACCGGTGGTTAAGTCTGTTGTGGATGTTGTATCGGCACAGTATGGTGGATGTAACAAGGTGGAGTATGAGGATTGTGTCGAATTGCATGACATTGGGTCTTGTCGGTGGATAGATGATGTGGAGGAAGGCGAGATTTCTGATTCCCCTGCTGATAAGTCGATGAAGGCTGTTACTGGTGAGATGAGGTTTGGTAAGAAGTTGACTGTTCCTCAGTTTGTTGAGCGTAAAAGAGAAGCCTCTGAGGGCAAGTCATCGGGGTCGTCAGACAAGTGTAGCAATCATAGTACCTTAACTGATGAATGTGGCATGGAGGTTGATGGGCAACAAAATTACAGTGATAGTGTAGGGCATTTGAGTGCCGATAATGATATTGAATGTGGGTTTAGGGAAACACCTGAGCCTGCTGCTTCGGTTCAAGGAAGTTTGAACATGCTTCAGGCTTGTAGGAACGTGAATGACTTTGAAAATTTGGGGAAGTTAGGTGAAGGCACTTATGGTGTGGTTTACAAAGCCAGAAATAAAAAAACTGGGGAAATTGTTGCGCTGAAGAAAGTAAAGATGGATAATGACGGTGAAGAAGGGTTTTCTATGTTGTCTTTAAGGGAAATCGACATTCTTTTTTCTTCCAATCACCCATCAATTATTGATCTTAAAGAAGTAGTTGAAGGTTCCTCGACTGACTGTGTTTTCTTGGTGATGGAACACATGGATTATGATCTCGGAGCAGTGTTGCGTAGGAGAAAGAAACAGCCATTCTGTCAAACTGAAGTTAAATGCCTTATGCTCCAACTACTTCAGGGAGTAAAGTATCTTCATGACAATTGGGTTCTCCACAGAGATTTGAAGACTTCAAACTTGCTTGTAAATAAGCGTGGTGAGTTAAAGATATGTGATTTGGGTATGGCTCGACGATATGGAAGCCCAGCTAAACCTTACACTCAACTGGTAGTTACTCTATGGTACAGAGCACCTGAACTTTTATTAGGGGCAAAACAATATTCAACAGCAGTTGATATGTGGTCTGTGGGTTGTATCATGGCTGAGCTTTTATTGAACCAACCCTTGTTCGATGGGAGTAACGAGATCAATCAGATTCACAAGATATTCAGAATGCTAGGCACACCAAATGAGACTAGTTGGCCTGGTTTCTCAGAACTTCCTAAAGCCAAGGCAAG GCTGCTAAGGTGTGACCCCGCGAAGAGGATAACAGCTGAAGATGCTCTTGACCATCAGTGGTTCCAGGAATTCCCTCTTCCTAAGTTCAAGGACTGTATGCCTACATTTTAG
- the LOC141720474 gene encoding cyclin-dependent kinase G-2-like isoform X4 produces the protein MKAVTGEMRFGKKLTVPQFVERKREASEGKSSGSSDKCSNHSTLTDECGMEVDGQQNYSDSVGHLSADNDIECGFRETPEPAASVQGSLNMLQACRNVNDFENLGKLGEGTYGVVYKARNKKTGEIVALKKVKMDNDGEEGFSMLSLREIDILFSSNHPSIIDLKEVVEGSSTDCVFLVMEHMDYDLGAVLRRRKKQPFCQTEVKCLMLQLLQGVKYLHDNWVLHRDLKTSNLLVNKRGELKICDLGMARRYGSPAKPYTQLVVTLWYRAPELLLGAKQYSTAVDMWSVGCIMAELLLNQPLFDGSNEINQIHKIFRMLGTPNETSWPGFSELPKAKARFVKQPDNLLHKKFPAASFTGAAPLSNAGFDLLNRLLRCDPAKRITAEDALDHQWFQEFPLPKFKDCMPTF, from the coding sequence ATGAAGGCTGTTACTGGTGAGATGAGGTTTGGTAAGAAGTTGACTGTTCCTCAGTTTGTTGAGCGTAAAAGAGAAGCCTCTGAGGGCAAGTCATCGGGGTCGTCAGACAAGTGTAGCAATCATAGTACCTTAACTGATGAATGTGGCATGGAGGTTGATGGGCAACAAAATTACAGTGATAGTGTAGGGCATTTGAGTGCCGATAATGATATTGAATGTGGGTTTAGGGAAACACCTGAGCCTGCTGCTTCGGTTCAAGGAAGTTTGAACATGCTTCAGGCTTGTAGGAACGTGAATGACTTTGAAAATTTGGGGAAGTTAGGTGAAGGCACTTATGGTGTGGTTTACAAAGCCAGAAATAAAAAAACTGGGGAAATTGTTGCGCTGAAGAAAGTAAAGATGGATAATGACGGTGAAGAAGGGTTTTCTATGTTGTCTTTAAGGGAAATCGACATTCTTTTTTCTTCCAATCACCCATCAATTATTGATCTTAAAGAAGTAGTTGAAGGTTCCTCGACTGACTGTGTTTTCTTGGTGATGGAACACATGGATTATGATCTCGGAGCAGTGTTGCGTAGGAGAAAGAAACAGCCATTCTGTCAAACTGAAGTTAAATGCCTTATGCTCCAACTACTTCAGGGAGTAAAGTATCTTCATGACAATTGGGTTCTCCACAGAGATTTGAAGACTTCAAACTTGCTTGTAAATAAGCGTGGTGAGTTAAAGATATGTGATTTGGGTATGGCTCGACGATATGGAAGCCCAGCTAAACCTTACACTCAACTGGTAGTTACTCTATGGTACAGAGCACCTGAACTTTTATTAGGGGCAAAACAATATTCAACAGCAGTTGATATGTGGTCTGTGGGTTGTATCATGGCTGAGCTTTTATTGAACCAACCCTTGTTCGATGGGAGTAACGAGATCAATCAGATTCACAAGATATTCAGAATGCTAGGCACACCAAATGAGACTAGTTGGCCTGGTTTCTCAGAACTTCCTAAAGCCAAGGCAAGGTTTGTCAAGCAGCCAGATAATTTGTTGCACAAGAAATTTCCTGCTGCATCTTTTACTGGAGCAGCACCCCTCTCTAATGCTGGTTTTGACTTGTTGAACAGGCTGCTAAGGTGTGACCCCGCGAAGAGGATAACAGCTGAAGATGCTCTTGACCATCAGTGGTTCCAGGAATTCCCTCTTCCTAAGTTCAAGGACTGTATGCCTACATTTTAG
- the LOC141720474 gene encoding cyclin-dependent kinase G-2-like isoform X1: MAPCYNIRKVESISNKKRKYSPIVWDRDDKVCKLSSSTGISFHKQLSNTFLSTGSFRVSTGIRQSGSPVVKSVVDVVSAQYGGCNKVEYEDCVELHDIGSCRWIDDVEEGEISDSPADKSMKAVTGEMRFGKKLTVPQFVERKREASEGKSSGSSDKCSNHSTLTDECGMEVDGQQNYSDSVGHLSADNDIECGFRETPEPAASVQGSLNMLQACRNVNDFENLGKLGEGTYGVVYKARNKKTGEIVALKKVKMDNDGEEGFSMLSLREIDILFSSNHPSIIDLKEVVEGSSTDCVFLVMEHMDYDLGAVLRRRKKQPFCQTEVKCLMLQLLQGVKYLHDNWVLHRDLKTSNLLVNKRGELKICDLGMARRYGSPAKPYTQLVVTLWYRAPELLLGAKQYSTAVDMWSVGCIMAELLLNQPLFDGSNEINQIHKIFRMLGTPNETSWPGFSELPKAKARFVKQPDNLLHKKFPAASFTGAAPLSNAGFDLLNRLLRCDPAKRITAEDALDHQWFQEFPLPKFKDCMPTF, from the coding sequence ATGGCGCCGTGTTATAATATACGCAAGGTGGAGTCGATTTCGAACAAGAAGAGGAAGTACTCACCCATTGTGTGGGACAGAGATGATAAAGTGTGTAAATTGTCTAGTTCTACCGGGATTTCTTTCCACAAACAGTTGTCTAACACCTTTCTTTCCACAGGTAGTTTTCGTGTTTCTACAGGTATTCGTCAATCAGGATCACCGGTGGTTAAGTCTGTTGTGGATGTTGTATCGGCACAGTATGGTGGATGTAACAAGGTGGAGTATGAGGATTGTGTCGAATTGCATGACATTGGGTCTTGTCGGTGGATAGATGATGTGGAGGAAGGCGAGATTTCTGATTCCCCTGCTGATAAGTCGATGAAGGCTGTTACTGGTGAGATGAGGTTTGGTAAGAAGTTGACTGTTCCTCAGTTTGTTGAGCGTAAAAGAGAAGCCTCTGAGGGCAAGTCATCGGGGTCGTCAGACAAGTGTAGCAATCATAGTACCTTAACTGATGAATGTGGCATGGAGGTTGATGGGCAACAAAATTACAGTGATAGTGTAGGGCATTTGAGTGCCGATAATGATATTGAATGTGGGTTTAGGGAAACACCTGAGCCTGCTGCTTCGGTTCAAGGAAGTTTGAACATGCTTCAGGCTTGTAGGAACGTGAATGACTTTGAAAATTTGGGGAAGTTAGGTGAAGGCACTTATGGTGTGGTTTACAAAGCCAGAAATAAAAAAACTGGGGAAATTGTTGCGCTGAAGAAAGTAAAGATGGATAATGACGGTGAAGAAGGGTTTTCTATGTTGTCTTTAAGGGAAATCGACATTCTTTTTTCTTCCAATCACCCATCAATTATTGATCTTAAAGAAGTAGTTGAAGGTTCCTCGACTGACTGTGTTTTCTTGGTGATGGAACACATGGATTATGATCTCGGAGCAGTGTTGCGTAGGAGAAAGAAACAGCCATTCTGTCAAACTGAAGTTAAATGCCTTATGCTCCAACTACTTCAGGGAGTAAAGTATCTTCATGACAATTGGGTTCTCCACAGAGATTTGAAGACTTCAAACTTGCTTGTAAATAAGCGTGGTGAGTTAAAGATATGTGATTTGGGTATGGCTCGACGATATGGAAGCCCAGCTAAACCTTACACTCAACTGGTAGTTACTCTATGGTACAGAGCACCTGAACTTTTATTAGGGGCAAAACAATATTCAACAGCAGTTGATATGTGGTCTGTGGGTTGTATCATGGCTGAGCTTTTATTGAACCAACCCTTGTTCGATGGGAGTAACGAGATCAATCAGATTCACAAGATATTCAGAATGCTAGGCACACCAAATGAGACTAGTTGGCCTGGTTTCTCAGAACTTCCTAAAGCCAAGGCAAGGTTTGTCAAGCAGCCAGATAATTTGTTGCACAAGAAATTTCCTGCTGCATCTTTTACTGGAGCAGCACCCCTCTCTAATGCTGGTTTTGACTTGTTGAACAGGCTGCTAAGGTGTGACCCCGCGAAGAGGATAACAGCTGAAGATGCTCTTGACCATCAGTGGTTCCAGGAATTCCCTCTTCCTAAGTTCAAGGACTGTATGCCTACATTTTAG
- the LOC141720474 gene encoding cyclin-dependent kinase G-2-like isoform X3, translating to MAPCYNIRKVESISNKKRKYSPIVWDRDDKVCKLSSSTGISFHKQLSNTFLSTGSFRVSTGIRQSGSPVVKSVVDVVSAQYGGCNKVEYEDCVELHDIGSCRWIDDVEEGEISDSPADKSMKAVTGEMRFGKKLTVPQFVERKREASEGKSSGSSDKCSNHSTLTDECGMEVDGQQNYSDSVGHLSADNDIECGFRETPEPAASVQGSLNMLQACRNVNDFENLGKLGEGTYGVVYKARNKKTGEIVALKKVKMDNDGEEGFSMLSLREIDILFSSNHPSIIDLKEVVEGSSTDCVFLVMEHMDYDLGAVLRRRKKQPFCQTEVKCLMLQLLQGVKYLHDNWVLHRDLKTSNLLVNKRGELKICDLGMARRYGSPAKPYTQLVVTLWYRAPELLLGAKQYSTAVDMWSVGCIMAELLLNQPLFDGSNEINQIHKIFRMLGTPNETSWPGFSELPKAKAAKV from the exons ATGGCGCCGTGTTATAATATACGCAAGGTGGAGTCGATTTCGAACAAGAAGAGGAAGTACTCACCCATTGTGTGGGACAGAGATGATAAAGTGTGTAAATTGTCTAGTTCTACCGGGATTTCTTTCCACAAACAGTTGTCTAACACCTTTCTTTCCACAGGTAGTTTTCGTGTTTCTACAGGTATTCGTCAATCAGGATCACCGGTGGTTAAGTCTGTTGTGGATGTTGTATCGGCACAGTATGGTGGATGTAACAAGGTGGAGTATGAGGATTGTGTCGAATTGCATGACATTGGGTCTTGTCGGTGGATAGATGATGTGGAGGAAGGCGAGATTTCTGATTCCCCTGCTGATAAGTCGATGAAGGCTGTTACTGGTGAGATGAGGTTTGGTAAGAAGTTGACTGTTCCTCAGTTTGTTGAGCGTAAAAGAGAAGCCTCTGAGGGCAAGTCATCGGGGTCGTCAGACAAGTGTAGCAATCATAGTACCTTAACTGATGAATGTGGCATGGAGGTTGATGGGCAACAAAATTACAGTGATAGTGTAGGGCATTTGAGTGCCGATAATGATATTGAATGTGGGTTTAGGGAAACACCTGAGCCTGCTGCTTCGGTTCAAGGAAGTTTGAACATGCTTCAGGCTTGTAGGAACGTGAATGACTTTGAAAATTTGGGGAAGTTAGGTGAAGGCACTTATGGTGTGGTTTACAAAGCCAGAAATAAAAAAACTGGGGAAATTGTTGCGCTGAAGAAAGTAAAGATGGATAATGACGGTGAAGAAGGGTTTTCTATGTTGTCTTTAAGGGAAATCGACATTCTTTTTTCTTCCAATCACCCATCAATTATTGATCTTAAAGAAGTAGTTGAAGGTTCCTCGACTGACTGTGTTTTCTTGGTGATGGAACACATGGATTATGATCTCGGAGCAGTGTTGCGTAGGAGAAAGAAACAGCCATTCTGTCAAACTGAAGTTAAATGCCTTATGCTCCAACTACTTCAGGGAGTAAAGTATCTTCATGACAATTGGGTTCTCCACAGAGATTTGAAGACTTCAAACTTGCTTGTAAATAAGCGTGGTGAGTTAAAGATATGTGATTTGGGTATGGCTCGACGATATGGAAGCCCAGCTAAACCTTACACTCAACTGGTAGTTACTCTATGGTACAGAGCACCTGAACTTTTATTAGGGGCAAAACAATATTCAACAGCAGTTGATATGTGGTCTGTGGGTTGTATCATGGCTGAGCTTTTATTGAACCAACCCTTGTTCGATGGGAGTAACGAGATCAATCAGATTCACAAGATATTCAGAATGCTAGGCACACCAAATGAGACTAGTTGGCCTGGTTTCTCAGAACTTCCTAAAGCCAAG GCTGCTAAGGTGTGA